One genomic region from Terriglobus aquaticus encodes:
- a CDS encoding DUF72 domain-containing protein, which produces MPKQHLPLFPASPDGGKLSHLERYATRLRCMEINSSFHRPHRRSTWERWAASVPDDFRFAVKAPKSVTHTAKLINTGAMLLDFFAGVSGLGNKLGPILVQLPPKLSFDEGIAHEFLTTLRELHTGNIVLEARNATWFTAAADCLLRDFQVARVAADPPKGSDLAARPGGWQDLHYWRLHGTPRTYYSEYEEPRLREIAEEVLSPKDSQQPSETWIIFDNTALGHATANAVQMQLILEQGAGAKAPR; this is translated from the coding sequence GTGCCGAAGCAACATCTGCCACTCTTCCCTGCCTCGCCCGACGGCGGAAAGCTCTCGCACCTCGAGCGCTATGCAACCCGCCTCCGTTGCATGGAGATCAACTCCAGCTTCCACCGGCCGCACCGTCGCTCTACCTGGGAGCGCTGGGCCGCCTCCGTGCCCGACGACTTCCGCTTCGCCGTCAAGGCGCCCAAGTCCGTCACACACACGGCCAAGCTCATCAACACGGGTGCGATGCTGCTCGACTTCTTCGCGGGCGTGAGCGGCTTAGGGAACAAGCTCGGCCCCATCCTCGTGCAGCTCCCACCCAAACTCTCCTTCGACGAAGGCATCGCTCACGAGTTCTTGACCACGCTCCGTGAGCTGCACACCGGAAACATCGTCCTGGAAGCCCGTAACGCCACTTGGTTCACCGCTGCCGCAGATTGTCTGCTACGCGATTTCCAGGTCGCCCGCGTGGCTGCCGACCCACCCAAGGGCTCCGACTTGGCGGCGCGTCCCGGCGGATGGCAGGACCTCCACTACTGGCGCCTGCACGGCACACCGCGTACCTACTATTCCGAGTACGAAGAACCCCGGCTTCGCGAAATCGCCGAAGAGGTACTCTCCCCGAAAGACTCCCAGCAGCCATCGGAGACCTGGATCATCTTCGACAACACCGCGCTCGGCCACGCCACCGCAAACGCTGTCCAGATGCAGTTGATCCTCGAGCAAGGGGCAGGGGCTAAAGCCCCTCGTTAA
- a CDS encoding zinc-binding dehydrogenase — protein sequence MDLVTVHAAALSNLTKGRASGSHYSSEYVYPFVPGVDGVGTTIDGRRVYFVLPEAPFGAMAEQTLVDPRHTIPVPAALNSVLAAAIANPGMSCWAALVERAHLQPGETVLVNGATGASGNVAVQVAKQLGAKRVIATGRNAVELESLRALGADAILPFDLRPGDSDGVDRFAAALAAEFTQGIDVVIDYLWGTSARTIITSIARAVEDAHPSASSR from the coding sequence ATGGACCTGGTCACAGTTCACGCGGCCGCTCTCAGCAATCTCACGAAGGGCCGCGCCTCCGGCTCGCACTACAGCTCGGAGTATGTGTATCCGTTCGTTCCCGGCGTCGATGGCGTAGGCACCACCATCGACGGTCGCCGCGTGTACTTCGTTCTTCCGGAGGCACCCTTTGGTGCCATGGCAGAGCAAACCCTGGTCGACCCGCGCCACACCATTCCCGTCCCCGCCGCGTTGAACAGCGTTCTTGCCGCGGCCATAGCCAACCCGGGCATGTCCTGCTGGGCCGCGCTCGTGGAACGGGCCCACCTCCAGCCCGGTGAGACCGTGCTCGTCAACGGCGCAACCGGCGCATCCGGCAATGTAGCGGTGCAGGTCGCAAAGCAGCTTGGCGCAAAGCGGGTGATCGCAACGGGTCGCAACGCCGTCGAGCTCGAATCCCTTCGCGCCCTCGGCGCTGACGCGATCCTTCCCTTTGACCTCCGCCCCGGAGACTCAGACGGCGTTGACCGGTTCGCGGCCGCACTTGCCGCTGAGTTCACTCAGGGCATCGACGTGGTCATCGACTACCTGTGGGGCACCAGCGCCCGGACCATCATCACCAGCATCGCTAGGGCGGTTGAAGACGCCCACCCGTCCGCTTCATCCAGGTAG
- a CDS encoding sensor histidine kinase, translating to MQVKGRFLPEAPEAARNVVQGSGEMADLVRRMDWSRTPLGPIAKWSETLVAAVNLMLLSPFAGAVYWSSDLILLYNDHYRPFLAQKHPWALGCTGPEVWAEAWEQIGDPIRSAFHPGKSVSARAEKIPILVDGVMQDRWWTYGLNPIFESGNIVGIANPVVDDTAAVIAERELRRSREEFEMGMEAASLGMWHYNPETRQVIADDRMHRIVGSPKPNGEVAYWLNLLHPEDQERVAEHFRGVLAGKHDYDIEYRILRDGEVRWLRSKGKASQAADSPQELFAIVEDVTERKLAETALRQNEKLAAVGRLAASIAHEINNPLESVTNLLYLIQNSDSMEDVRTYVTTAERELRRVSLIANQTLRFHKQQTRPAMAFCYDLIGDSLAMFQGRVVNNGVTLEKRKRAEHPVECLGGEIRQVLNNLIGNALDAMPKGGRLLLRSREQVDPVTGERGLVMTVADTGTGMSPQVKERIFDAFYTTKGMGGTGLGLWISSEIVARHRGKLRFRSSDRPGKSGTVFTLFLPFGTCSATSGQR from the coding sequence GTGCAAGTAAAAGGCCGATTTCTGCCCGAAGCTCCGGAAGCCGCACGGAACGTCGTTCAGGGCAGCGGTGAGATGGCCGATCTGGTCCGCCGCATGGACTGGAGCAGGACACCGCTGGGTCCGATTGCTAAATGGTCAGAGACGCTGGTCGCGGCCGTTAACTTGATGCTGCTGTCGCCGTTTGCGGGGGCGGTGTATTGGAGCAGCGACCTGATCCTGCTGTACAACGACCACTATCGTCCATTCCTGGCTCAGAAGCATCCGTGGGCGCTGGGCTGCACCGGGCCCGAGGTTTGGGCAGAGGCTTGGGAGCAGATTGGGGACCCGATCCGCTCGGCGTTCCATCCGGGCAAGTCGGTGTCGGCCCGTGCAGAGAAGATTCCGATCCTGGTGGATGGCGTGATGCAGGACCGGTGGTGGACGTACGGTCTGAACCCGATCTTTGAGAGCGGCAACATCGTGGGTATTGCAAACCCGGTTGTCGACGATACTGCCGCTGTGATCGCTGAACGGGAGTTGAGGCGCAGTCGCGAAGAGTTCGAGATGGGGATGGAGGCGGCCTCGCTGGGTATGTGGCACTACAACCCCGAGACGAGGCAGGTGATTGCAGACGACCGCATGCACCGCATTGTTGGGTCGCCGAAGCCAAATGGTGAGGTGGCCTACTGGTTGAACCTGCTGCATCCCGAAGATCAAGAACGAGTTGCGGAGCACTTCCGTGGAGTGCTGGCGGGCAAGCACGATTACGACATTGAGTACCGCATCCTGCGGGATGGCGAGGTGCGCTGGCTGCGATCGAAAGGAAAGGCATCCCAAGCCGCGGACAGTCCGCAAGAACTGTTCGCCATTGTGGAGGATGTGACCGAGCGCAAGCTGGCGGAGACGGCGCTGCGGCAGAACGAAAAGCTTGCCGCAGTCGGGCGGCTGGCAGCTTCGATTGCTCATGAGATCAACAATCCTCTGGAGTCGGTCACGAATCTGCTGTACCTGATCCAGAACAGCGACAGCATGGAAGACGTTCGGACCTATGTGACAACGGCCGAGCGGGAGTTGCGTCGCGTGTCGCTGATCGCGAACCAGACGTTGCGCTTCCACAAGCAGCAGACCCGACCGGCGATGGCATTTTGTTACGACCTGATTGGGGATAGCCTGGCCATGTTCCAGGGGCGCGTCGTCAACAACGGCGTGACGCTGGAAAAGCGCAAGCGGGCGGAGCACCCGGTGGAGTGCCTGGGTGGAGAGATTCGGCAGGTGCTGAACAACCTGATTGGAAATGCGCTGGATGCCATGCCGAAGGGTGGTCGCCTGTTACTGCGCAGCAGGGAACAGGTTGACCCCGTAACGGGCGAGCGCGGGCTGGTGATGACCGTGGCGGACACCGGAACTGGAATGTCTCCGCAAGTGAAGGAGCGCATTTTCGACGCGTTCTACACGACCAAGGGCATGGGAGGCACCGGCCTGGGCTTGTGGATCAGCAGTGAGATCGTGGCGAGGCACCGGGGCAAGCTGAGGTTCCGGAGTTCTGACCGCCCAGGAAAGAGCGGAACCGTGTTCACGCTTTTCCTGCCGTTCGGCACATGTTCTGCGACATCCGGACAGCGCTAA
- the rpsJ gene encoding 30S ribosomal protein S10, which yields MAGQQRIRIRLKAYDYRVLDTSTGEIVETAKRTGAQVAGPIPLPTMKNKYCVLRSPHVDKKSREAFEIRTHKRLIDILEPTQQTVDALMKLDLPAGVDVEIKTVTK from the coding sequence ATGGCTGGACAGCAAAGGATTCGTATTCGCCTGAAGGCGTATGACTATCGCGTGCTCGACACGTCGACCGGTGAGATTGTGGAGACGGCGAAGCGCACGGGCGCACAGGTGGCGGGTCCGATTCCGCTCCCGACGATGAAGAACAAGTACTGTGTTCTGCGTTCGCCCCACGTGGACAAGAAGTCGCGCGAGGCGTTCGAGATCCGCACGCACAAGCGGCTGATCGACATCCTGGAGCCGACGCAGCAGACGGTGGACGCGCTGATGAAGCTCGACCTGCCGGCAGGCGTGGACGTCGAGATCAAGACCGTAACCAAGTAA
- the rplC gene encoding 50S ribosomal protein L3, producing the protein MAVTGILGRKVGMTQVFDDQGAVHPITVIKAGPCVITQLKTQLKDGYDAAQIGLVEFVKASKVNKAMTGHFAKSDVPPVKIIKEVAIETSTGTVEGDGSEAVKAGDRIMVDIFNDAKFVDIIGTSKGRGFAGVVRRHGFGGGPKSHGHMFQIQGSIGASSFPSRVFPGQRMPGHFGDAQVTVRNLRIRGIDTEENLLMVEGAVPGPRDGVVLISKAKAPPRERRGFAGSGTVDPLKASKKASAGKKK; encoded by the coding sequence ATGGCAGTAACAGGTATTCTCGGCCGCAAGGTCGGTATGACGCAGGTGTTCGACGATCAGGGTGCGGTGCACCCGATCACGGTCATCAAGGCCGGTCCGTGTGTGATCACACAGCTCAAGACCCAGCTGAAGGACGGCTACGACGCCGCCCAGATCGGTCTGGTCGAGTTTGTGAAGGCGAGCAAGGTGAACAAGGCCATGACGGGCCACTTCGCCAAGAGCGATGTTCCGCCGGTCAAGATCATCAAGGAAGTCGCGATCGAAACTTCGACCGGTACGGTCGAGGGTGATGGCAGCGAGGCTGTGAAGGCTGGCGACCGCATCATGGTCGACATCTTCAACGATGCCAAGTTCGTGGACATTATCGGCACCAGCAAGGGCCGCGGTTTCGCGGGCGTTGTGCGCCGGCACGGCTTCGGCGGCGGTCCCAAGTCGCACGGTCACATGTTCCAGATCCAGGGTTCGATCGGTGCATCGTCGTTCCCGTCGCGCGTGTTCCCGGGCCAGCGTATGCCGGGTCACTTCGGCGACGCGCAGGTCACGGTGCGCAACCTGCGCATCCGCGGCATCGACACTGAGGAGAACCTCCTTATGGTCGAGGGCGCGGTTCCCGGACCTCGTGATGGTGTGGTTCTGATCTCGAAGGCGAAGGCTCCGCCGCGTGAGCGTCGTGGATTTGCGGGTTCGGGCACGGTCGATCCGCTGAAGGCTTCGAAGAAGGCTTCGGCAGGCAAGAAGAAGTAG
- the rplD gene encoding 50S ribosomal protein L4 translates to MAKINVVDLGGNTVGELELADEVFGVEVNEALLWEAVKHYRAALRQGTAATKNKKLVSGSGKKLWKQKGTGRARVGSVRSPIWRHGGTVHGPQPRSYEYQFPRKKLLGALSSALASKLADGKLTVVSTLEATEPKTKLYRKMLDTLDAKKTALLVESGQKLSDNLFYGSRNLDGVELVLSSEVHPYDLLRYEHAIFSQAAIEALQETLKKNVSKRKLDAQKEAA, encoded by the coding sequence ATGGCAAAGATCAATGTTGTCGATCTCGGCGGAAACACAGTCGGCGAGCTTGAGCTTGCGGACGAGGTGTTTGGCGTCGAAGTGAACGAGGCATTGCTCTGGGAAGCAGTCAAGCACTACCGTGCAGCGCTGCGCCAGGGTACGGCCGCCACAAAGAACAAGAAGCTTGTGTCGGGTTCCGGCAAGAAGCTGTGGAAGCAGAAGGGAACTGGCCGCGCCCGTGTGGGTTCGGTGCGTTCGCCAATTTGGCGCCACGGCGGCACGGTGCACGGACCTCAGCCCCGCTCGTATGAGTACCAGTTCCCCCGCAAGAAGCTGCTGGGCGCGCTGAGCTCGGCATTGGCGAGCAAGCTGGCCGACGGCAAGCTGACTGTGGTTTCGACCCTGGAAGCGACCGAGCCGAAGACCAAGCTGTACCGCAAGATGCTGGACACCCTGGATGCCAAGAAGACGGCCCTCTTGGTGGAAAGCGGCCAGAAGCTGAGCGACAACCTGTTCTACGGTTCGCGCAACCTGGACGGTGTGGAGCTGGTTCTGTCGAGTGAAGTGCACCCGTACGATCTGCTTCGCTACGAGCACGCCATCTTCTCGCAGGCTGCCATTGAGGCCCTGCAGGAGACGCTGAAGAAGAACGTTTCCAAGCGCAAGCTGGACGCGCAGAAGGAGGCAGCATAA
- a CDS encoding 50S ribosomal protein L23, which translates to MPTVYQVIRRPLITEKSMGVKETEGTLVFEVAANATKTEVKQAVETLFQVKVSTIRTSNVLGKERRRGRFTGFRPDWKKAYVRLKSGEEMPEYVNSL; encoded by the coding sequence ATGCCGACCGTATACCAAGTGATCCGTCGCCCGCTCATCACTGAGAAGAGCATGGGCGTGAAGGAGACCGAGGGCACGCTGGTGTTCGAGGTTGCCGCGAATGCGACCAAGACGGAAGTGAAGCAGGCGGTGGAGACGCTCTTCCAGGTGAAGGTGTCCACCATCCGTACGTCGAACGTGCTCGGCAAGGAACGCCGCCGTGGCCGTTTTACGGGCTTCCGCCCCGACTGGAAGAAGGCCTATGTACGGCTGAAGTCTGGCGAAGAGATGCCGGAGTACGTGAACAGCCTGTAA
- the rplB gene encoding 50S ribosomal protein L2, giving the protein MPIKTFRPVTPTLRFQSKLVNSDITTNEPYKPLLEVKQRTGGRNSTGKLTIRHHGGGHKQKLRIIDFKRDKYGVPGTVATIEYDPNRSSRIALISYRDGEKRYILQPVGLKVGQQVMSGPDADILVGNALPLKNIPAGTTVHNVELRPGKGAQMVRSAGSSAQLVAKEGEYALLKLPSGETRRVLVDCMATVGQVGNTDHENISYGKAGASRWRGIRPANRGVSMNPVDHPHGGGEGKTSGGRHPVTPWGQPTRGYKTRNNKRTDVFIVNRRSK; this is encoded by the coding sequence ATGCCGATTAAGACATTCCGACCTGTGACTCCGACGCTGCGCTTCCAGTCGAAGCTGGTGAACTCGGACATCACGACGAACGAGCCCTACAAGCCGCTGCTGGAAGTAAAGCAGCGTACCGGTGGCCGTAACAGCACGGGCAAGCTGACGATCCGCCACCATGGTGGTGGCCACAAGCAGAAGCTCCGCATCATTGACTTCAAGCGCGACAAGTACGGCGTTCCGGGCACCGTGGCGACGATCGAGTACGATCCGAACCGCTCGTCCCGCATTGCGCTGATCAGCTACCGCGACGGCGAGAAGCGCTACATCCTGCAGCCGGTTGGCCTGAAGGTTGGCCAGCAGGTGATGAGCGGCCCCGACGCCGACATCCTCGTTGGTAATGCACTGCCGCTCAAGAACATTCCGGCCGGTACCACGGTCCACAACGTTGAGCTTCGTCCCGGCAAGGGTGCACAGATGGTGCGTTCGGCTGGATCGAGCGCGCAGCTGGTGGCCAAGGAAGGCGAGTACGCCTTGCTGAAGCTGCCTTCCGGCGAGACCCGCCGCGTTCTGGTGGATTGCATGGCGACCGTTGGCCAGGTGGGCAACACGGATCACGAAAACATCAGCTACGGTAAGGCCGGCGCCAGCCGCTGGCGTGGCATTCGCCCGGCGAACCGTGGTGTGTCGATGAACCCTGTGGATCACCCGCACGGTGGTGGTGAAGGTAAGACCTCCGGTGGCCGTCATCCTGTGACGCCCTGGGGCCAGCCGACTCGCGGATACAAGACCCGTAACAACAAGCGGACCGATGTGTTCATCGTGAACCGCCGCAGCAAGTAA
- the rpsS gene encoding 30S ribosomal protein S19, with product MARSTKKGPFVDTHLMTKVEVMNSASKKDVIKTWSRRSTIFPEFVGHTFAVHNGKKFIPVYVTENMVGHKLGEFSLTRTFKGHAAKAESSAKGK from the coding sequence ATGGCACGTTCTACGAAGAAGGGCCCGTTTGTCGATACACACCTGATGACCAAGGTTGAAGTGATGAACTCGGCCAGCAAGAAGGATGTCATCAAGACCTGGTCGCGCCGCTCCACCATCTTTCCGGAGTTTGTGGGCCACACCTTTGCGGTGCACAACGGGAAGAAGTTCATTCCGGTGTATGTGACGGAGAACATGGTCGGTCACAAGCTGGGTGAGTTCTCGTTGACGCGGACCTTCAAGGGCCACGCGGCAAAGGCCGAGAGCTCGGCAAAGGGCAAGTAA
- the rplV gene encoding 50S ribosomal protein L22, translated as MAKTAEKSTTAVREFRAEAKFQRTSPQKAKLVLDTIKGQRVEQALNTLMFTRKRVAPIVEKALRSAVQNANYLSQEQGFDLDVDNLFVKQAVANEGPRMKRIRPAPMGRAYRYQRRIAHIIVTVAEKQSKGGQQGTEATSKAVATGKTSGKATTKKASNKKSAGAAA; from the coding sequence ATGGCGAAGACAGCCGAGAAGAGCACGACCGCGGTTCGCGAGTTTCGCGCCGAGGCGAAGTTCCAGCGGACCAGCCCGCAAAAGGCGAAGCTGGTGCTGGATACGATCAAGGGGCAGCGCGTGGAGCAGGCGCTGAACACACTCATGTTTACGCGCAAGCGCGTGGCGCCCATCGTCGAAAAGGCGCTGCGTTCCGCGGTGCAGAACGCGAACTATCTGTCGCAGGAGCAGGGCTTCGACCTGGATGTCGACAACCTGTTCGTGAAACAGGCAGTGGCGAACGAAGGTCCGCGCATGAAGCGCATCCGCCCTGCACCGATGGGCCGTGCGTACCGCTACCAGCGCCGCATCGCGCACATTATCGTTACGGTTGCCGAGAAGCAGAGCAAGGGCGGCCAGCAGGGCACCGAGGCAACGAGCAAAGCTGTTGCGACGGGCAAGACGTCTGGCAAGGCGACCACTAAGAAGGCTTCGAACAAGAAGTCGGCAGGCGCTGCAGCCTAA
- the rpsC gene encoding 30S ribosomal protein S3, which produces MGQKVHPYGFRLGVNKPWKSRWFVEKDYDKLLVEDVKLKAELREKLKAAGVSSVEVERPGNKLRLIIRTARPGIIIGRKGAEIDKLKADIQKRTNREVFVDILEVNKPELDAQLVAENIALQLEKRVSFRRAMRKSVDSALRFGCKGIKVRVSGRLNGNEIARSEWYLQGRLPLHTLRADIDYGFAEAKTTYGVIGVKTWIYRGDIYEQKRRRDTNTTTGVF; this is translated from the coding sequence ATGGGTCAGAAGGTCCATCCGTATGGGTTCCGCCTCGGCGTAAACAAGCCGTGGAAGTCGCGGTGGTTTGTTGAGAAGGACTACGACAAGCTGCTGGTCGAAGACGTGAAGCTGAAAGCTGAGCTGCGCGAGAAGCTGAAGGCCGCCGGTGTCTCCTCCGTTGAAGTGGAGCGTCCGGGCAACAAGCTGCGCTTGATTATCCGCACCGCTCGTCCGGGCATCATCATCGGCCGCAAGGGCGCGGAGATCGACAAGCTGAAGGCCGACATCCAGAAGCGCACGAACCGTGAAGTGTTCGTCGACATCCTGGAAGTGAACAAGCCCGAGCTGGACGCGCAGCTTGTTGCAGAGAACATCGCTCTGCAGCTTGAGAAGCGCGTGAGCTTCCGCCGCGCGATGCGTAAGAGCGTGGATTCTGCGCTGCGCTTCGGCTGCAAGGGCATTAAGGTTCGCGTTTCGGGCCGCTTGAACGGCAACGAAATCGCGCGTTCCGAGTGGTATCTGCAGGGCCGTCTGCCGCTGCACACGCTGCGTGCGGACATCGACTACGGCTTTGCCGAGGCGAAGACCACCTACGGCGTGATCGGCGTGAAGACGTGGATCTACCGTGGCGACATCTACGAGCAGAAGCGCCGCCGCGATACGAACACGACCACTGGCGTGTTCTAA
- the rplP gene encoding 50S ribosomal protein L16, producing the protein MLMPKKVKYRKQQKGKMRGKAWRGSELAFGDFGLKVVECGYITDRQIEASRIAMTRYIKRGGKVWLRIFPDKPITKKPAEVRMGSGKGALDHWVAVVRPGKLLFEMEGVTPEIAKEAMRLASNKLPLKTIFVQRPNIAAPAGKTEAAA; encoded by the coding sequence ATGTTGATGCCAAAGAAGGTGAAGTACCGGAAGCAGCAAAAGGGCAAGATGCGCGGCAAGGCATGGCGCGGGTCCGAGCTGGCTTTCGGCGATTTCGGTCTGAAGGTGGTCGAGTGCGGCTACATCACCGACCGCCAGATTGAGGCGAGCCGTATCGCCATGACCCGCTACATCAAGCGTGGTGGCAAGGTTTGGCTGCGGATTTTCCCGGACAAGCCGATCACCAAGAAGCCGGCCGAAGTTCGAATGGGTTCCGGTAAGGGTGCGCTCGATCACTGGGTCGCCGTGGTTCGCCCGGGTAAGCTCCTGTTTGAGATGGAGGGCGTTACGCCCGAGATCGCGAAGGAAGCGATGCGCCTGGCCAGCAACAAGCTGCCGCTGAAGACGATCTTCGTGCAGCGTCCGAACATTGCCGCACCTGCGGGCAAGACCGAAGCCGCGGCCTAA
- the rpmC gene encoding 50S ribosomal protein L29, which yields MKIDEIQSLTAEELKQQEAQTGEKLFRIRFQKSLGQNEGLKNLRELKKDIARIKTVARQRELGHATAPTESTKPAKKSRKKKDA from the coding sequence ATGAAGATCGACGAGATCCAGAGCCTGACGGCCGAAGAGCTGAAGCAGCAGGAAGCCCAGACGGGCGAGAAGCTGTTCCGCATTCGCTTTCAGAAGAGCCTGGGCCAGAACGAAGGCCTGAAGAACCTGCGCGAGCTGAAGAAGGACATCGCTCGCATCAAGACCGTGGCGCGTCAGCGCGAGCTCGGTCACGCAACCGCTCCGACCGAGAGCACCAAGCCGGCTAAGAAGTCGCGCAAGAAGAAGGACGCATAA
- the rpsQ gene encoding 30S ribosomal protein S17 — protein MAETTNTPAVETAAAEKTGHRTEKIGLVTSTKMDKTIVVSVEMRKAHPKYRRVVKSNKKFYAHDEQNSARVGDQVRIRESRPLSKLKRWTLEEIVRRSSLSQLADTKPTTPAAK, from the coding sequence ATGGCAGAGACGACGAACACTCCTGCAGTTGAGACCGCCGCGGCGGAGAAGACGGGTCATCGCACCGAGAAAATCGGCCTGGTGACCTCGACGAAGATGGATAAGACGATCGTGGTTTCGGTGGAGATGCGCAAGGCGCACCCGAAGTACCGCCGCGTGGTCAAGTCCAACAAGAAGTTCTACGCGCATGACGAGCAGAACTCGGCACGCGTGGGCGACCAGGTCCGCATTCGCGAGAGCCGTCCGCTGAGCAAGCTGAAGCGCTGGACGCTCGAAGAGATCGTGCGCCGCTCGTCGCTGTCGCAGCTGGCAGACACCAAGCCTACGACGCCCGCAGCGAAGTAG
- the rplN gene encoding 50S ribosomal protein L14 encodes MSVQMRTILDVADNSGARRLQVILPLGGGLGKKAGLGDVVTAAVKEASPDGTVKKGKVVKAVIVRTRKEARRKDGTYIRFDQNAAVVINDAGEPVGTRVFGPVARELRDKKFLKIVSLAPEVI; translated from the coding sequence ATGTCCGTTCAAATGAGAACGATCCTCGACGTGGCCGACAACTCGGGCGCGCGCCGGCTGCAGGTAATCCTGCCGTTGGGTGGCGGCCTGGGCAAGAAGGCCGGTCTGGGTGATGTGGTGACCGCCGCGGTGAAGGAAGCTTCGCCGGACGGCACCGTGAAGAAGGGCAAGGTCGTGAAGGCCGTGATCGTGCGCACCCGCAAGGAAGCGCGCCGCAAGGATGGCACCTACATCCGCTTCGACCAGAACGCGGCCGTGGTGATCAACGATGCAGGCGAGCCGGTGGGCACGCGTGTGTTCGGACCCGTCGCCCGTGAGCTGCGCGACAAGAAGTTCCTGAAGATCGTGTCGCTGGCTCCTGAAGTGATCTAA
- the rplX gene encoding 50S ribosomal protein L24, with amino-acid sequence MANILRNDQVIVIAGKNKGKTGRVLRVIADKNRVLVEGVAMIKKHVKPNPQANIKGGIAEQEAPIHISNVALMDSNGKATRVGIRTVDGKRERFAKSTGETLALPKRK; translated from the coding sequence ATGGCAAACATTCTTCGCAACGATCAGGTAATCGTCATCGCTGGCAAGAACAAGGGCAAGACCGGCCGAGTTCTGCGTGTGATCGCGGATAAGAACCGCGTTCTGGTTGAGGGCGTGGCTATGATCAAGAAGCACGTCAAGCCGAATCCCCAGGCCAACATCAAGGGGGGCATCGCGGAGCAGGAAGCCCCGATCCACATCTCGAACGTGGCCCTGATGGACTCGAATGGCAAGGCGACCCGCGTGGGCATCCGCACCGTGGACGGCAAGCGCGAGCGCTTTGCGAAGTCGACCGGCGAGACGCTGGCACTGCCGAAGCGCAAGTAG
- the rplE gene encoding 50S ribosomal protein L5, whose translation MAARLREKYSTELKGAVQKELGIQNVMAVPKIEKIIINMGLGEATQNNKILDPLVSDLAQITGQKPVLTKAKKSIAQFKVRAGQSIGAMVTLRGDAMYEFLDRLISVALPRVRDFKGVSAKSFDGRGNYTLGLRDQLIFPEIDYSKVEKLKGMNVTIVTTSPDDNGARVLLKHFGMPFRA comes from the coding sequence ATGGCAGCACGCCTGCGTGAGAAGTATTCGACCGAGCTGAAGGGCGCGGTTCAGAAAGAGCTCGGCATCCAGAATGTGATGGCCGTGCCAAAGATCGAAAAGATCATCATCAACATGGGCCTGGGCGAGGCCACGCAGAACAACAAGATCCTCGACCCGCTCGTGAGCGATCTGGCCCAGATCACCGGCCAGAAGCCGGTGCTGACCAAGGCCAAGAAGTCCATCGCGCAGTTCAAGGTGCGCGCCGGCCAGTCGATCGGCGCCATGGTCACCCTGCGTGGCGACGCGATGTACGAGTTCCTGGATCGCCTGATCTCGGTGGCGCTGCCCCGTGTGCGTGACTTCAAGGGTGTTTCCGCCAAGAGCTTCGACGGCCGTGGCAACTACACGCTGGGTCTACGCGATCAGCTCATCTTTCCGGAAATCGACTACTCGAAGGTCGAGAAGCTGAAGGGCATGAACGTCACGATCGTGACCACCTCGCCCGATGACAATGGCGCCCGCGTGCTCTTGAAGCACTTCGGCATGCCCTTCCGCGCATAA
- a CDS encoding type Z 30S ribosomal protein S14 has translation MSTTAKAVKDAKKPKFKSRQHNRCQLCGRPRAFLRKFGICRLCFRGLALKGEIPGVVKSSW, from the coding sequence ATGTCGACTACCGCAAAAGCAGTCAAGGACGCCAAGAAGCCCAAGTTCAAGAGCCGCCAGCACAACCGCTGCCAGCTGTGCGGTCGCCCCCGGGCGTTTCTCCGCAAGTTTGGGATCTGCCGCCTGTGCTTCCGTGGCCTCGCTTTGAAGGGCGAGATTCCAGGTGTCGTGAAGTCTAGCTGGTAA